From the genome of Euryarchaeota archaeon:
AGACGGGCGGATTGACCGGGCGCAATAGCGCCTCATGCACGATTCGAGTGCGAAGAGATGAATGCCCATACATTCACAAGCGCGTGAGGGGGTTACTTGCCACGGACGCCGCCTCATCATAGAGATGATGCGACTTTTCGCAAAAGTTGCTTCGGGGCCCCCTTCCGTCAGCGGCCTCGACGCCTGATGACCCATGGTCAAGCGTCCTTCGGCGTCGCAACGAAAACGGCGGCGACCGCGAGGCTGCTTACGTGCATCAGGAGATGCTCGTTGTGCTCGCCGAGGTCGGCGACGAGGTCGGTCGCAAGATGGATCGCGCCGACCACTAGTAGGACCATGAGGACAAGGTCGCTCGTCCTTGAGCGGCCGCGCAGCTTCCAATAGGCGTACGCCGCGACCGCAAGCGAGATGACGTTCAAGAGGCCAGCGTCCGCGAGAAAGGCGTCTTCGATGCCCATGCTATCGTGACTGCGAGCCGCGCGGCGCCTGATTAGGGCAACGGTTTTGACGCACGCGGCCCGATAACACGTATGTATAAGTACGTACCGAGCCCGGTCCCGGCGCGCTTTCCTCCTGGACGCGCTTCCGGATCACTCGGGCCGGAACCCACGCGGGATCTGGACGCCCGCCTTCGCGCAGATCTCCCAGAACTCCTTCGGCGTGACCCCCTTGTGGTCACGGTCCCACGCGCGGTAACCCTCTATGAAGTCCTTGACCTCGCCCTTGGTCTTTCGTTCCGTATGCGTCTTGATCTCGTTCACGATTGCCCCGATTTGCTCCTTGCTCGCCGTGAGGCCGTGCTCCGCAAGGCGCGCTTCGACGGCCCGCGCCCCCGTGTGTTTTCCGAAGACGAAGCGGCGTTTCCGCTTCAAAGTCTCCGCCTGGATGGGTTCGTACGTCAGCGTGTTCTTGATGACGCCGTCCGTGTGGATCCCCGATTCGTGCGTGAAGGCATTGTATCCGACGACAGGCTTCGTTATCCCCAATGGCACGCCGCTGAGTTCCTCCACGAGTTCCGCAGTCGCCTGGATGCGGTCGAGCTTCACGCCGGTCCTGAAATCGTAGAGGAGTTCAAGCGCCATCACTACTTCCTCGAAACTCGTGTTCCCCGCGCGCTCGCCCAGGCCTCCGAACGTCGTGTTGATGCATGGGACGCCCTCCTCGATCGAGGCAAGCGTATTGGCGGTCGCCATCCCGAAGTCGTTGTGGATGTGCACTCCCTCCTCCGTACAGCCGAGCTTGATCCGCTTTCTCACTTCGCCGATCCACCATCTCATCGCGGGCGGCGTCATGACGCCGACCGTGTCGCAGTAGAGGATCCGGTCCGCCCCGGCCTCGATTGCCGCGTTGTAGATGCGGCCCACGAAATCGAGGTCCGCCCGCACCGTGTCTTCCGTCACGAAGGTCACTTTGAGGCCGTGCTCCTTCGAGTACTCGACGGAATCGACCGCGTGCTTGATCGCCTCCTCCTCCGTCATCTTGAGTTTGTACTTGAGGTGGACCGGCGAGGCCGCGATGAACGGGGAGACCTCCTCCGCGTCGGCTTTGATGCAGGCGTCGATGTCGGAGCGTAGCGTCCGGCACGCGGCGAGCACCGACGCGTGGGAAAGCCCCTCCTTGGCGATGCGTTTCACGGATTCCAGTTCTTTTTCGGACACCGCGGGGATCCCGCAGTTGATGACATCCACGCCGATCTCGTCGAAGATCTTCGCGAGCCGTACTTTCTCCTCGACACTGAAATACACCCCCGGCGTCTGCTCGCCGTCCCGGAGCGTTTCGTCCCAGAACACGACCCGTTGCGGCATCGACCGCTTGAGTCTGCCCTCGACGTTGTAGTTGTGGACCAGGATGTCGTCCGGCATGGGCCTTCCTTCTTGGCTCCATTAACGGGCGACGAATCTAATAACGTTTCCCCGGGCGAAGCGCGCCCGACCGTGATATCAGGCGGAAGCAGGGTCCACGTCGACGATCTCGATCTCGAAATTGAGGGGTCTGTTTGCCATCGGGTGGTTGAAATCGAGCTTCACGGAACCATCGGCCACCTCGACGACTCGCGCCGTGAAGACCCGACCCTCTTCATCGCGGATGCTCACTTGCTGGCCCGCCGACGGCACGCGGTCCCCGAAGGAATCCCGGGGCACGGTCTGCACCATCCGGGGGTCAGCCTCACCGTAGGCGTCCTTCGGTTCGAGGCGCGCCTTCACGAGATCGCCCTGGCGTTTTCCGACGACGGCCTTTTCGAAACCGTCGATGACCTCCGACTCGCCCACGACGAACGACAGCGGTTCTCCTCCGACGTTCGTGTCGAAGACCTCGCCGTCGTCGAACG
Proteins encoded in this window:
- a CDS encoding peptidylprolyl isomerase, whose translation is MKAIEKGDTVSVMYTGSFDDGEVFDTNVGGEPLSFVVGESEVIDGFEKAVVGKRQGDLVKARLEPKDAYGEADPRMVQTVPRDSFGDRVPSAGQQVSIRDEEGRVFTARVVEVADGSVKLDFNHPMANRPLNFEIEIVDVDPASA
- the aksA gene encoding homoaconitate hydratase (in Methanococcus jannaschii this protein catalyzes the condensation of alpha-ketoglutarate and acetyl-CoA to form trans-homoaconitate; functions in alphaketosuberate synthesis which is a precursor in coenzyme B and biotin synthesis); translation: MPDDILVHNYNVEGRLKRSMPQRVVFWDETLRDGEQTPGVYFSVEEKVRLAKIFDEIGVDVINCGIPAVSEKELESVKRIAKEGLSHASVLAACRTLRSDIDACIKADAEEVSPFIAASPVHLKYKLKMTEEEAIKHAVDSVEYSKEHGLKVTFVTEDTVRADLDFVGRIYNAAIEAGADRILYCDTVGVMTPPAMRWWIGEVRKRIKLGCTEEGVHIHNDFGMATANTLASIEEGVPCINTTFGGLGERAGNTSFEEVVMALELLYDFRTGVKLDRIQATAELVEELSGVPLGITKPVVGYNAFTHESGIHTDGVIKNTLTYEPIQAETLKRKRRFVFGKHTGARAVEARLAEHGLTASKEQIGAIVNEIKTHTERKTKGEVKDFIEGYRAWDRDHKGVTPKEFWEICAKAGVQIPRGFRPE